The Ricinus communis isolate WT05 ecotype wild-type chromosome 8, ASM1957865v1, whole genome shotgun sequence sequence aatataaacattttttgCTAGGATGTTCGAAACATGTTAAGTAGAACCAAATAACCACTGCTTCCGAGATATTTAGACTCGCCATAGAATTATAACAGGAAagcatttataattttatatcttctgtgttatttcatttctttcatttcttttctgtaTTTGTCCTTTTGAATTGAGCAGAAATTCATctgatcaagaaaaaaatataacaatttatCTCTAAAGCTAACTGTAACAAACACTAGATGCAAGAGGATGCAAGAGGGTGAGaggaaagaacaaaaagaatcaattttttgtttctttttgagCAAATGTCATTGTTTGTCAAGATAACTCTTTTACACGTTAATTCACAagttaataattattctacGATAAAACCAGTGTCATCAAAGCCTTAACTTGCATAATATAATGAAGTAGTCACCTTGATGACATTCAAGCACAATGTGATGGATTTTGCATTATGAAATTCATTAAGCATGTTGAGCACCCCGAGAGCAAACTCCTGCTCTGATTCATATGGATCATAGATGTCCTCGCGAAAGCTATGCACATTAAATTCCACTTTGTCCAGACAAATGAGGTTCTGAATAGTGCACACTAGAGGAGCAAAACCATCAAATTTGAACCTCACAAGCTTCGGAGCAACAATCATAAACCTACAACAGTAACTACACACTGCCCACTCTTGAGTATACAAAATTTCCAGGCTTTTCAGATTGGGAGCACAAGTACTGAAAATTTGAATCCCAGCTGAAATGTGTATGTCTTCAAGTTTGAGAGTCTCGAGATTGGGTCAAGTCGAAAGGATATTCCCATCCATAACATCAAAAGCAACAAGATGCAAATTTTTCAAAGATGGTAACCCGAGTGATTTAGGCAAATCAATGCTGTGACTACAAGCACACAGTTCCAGTGTTGTAAATGATGCAGTGTTATGAAAATAGATCGGTAATTTAATGAGTTGATCAGGAGAAAAGCAATCTATATGAAGTGTTGCACCTGATGCTGAAGTGCATAGCATATGAAAGGTTCCACCGGAGGAAGCTCAAGTTCatagtataaaataaagcaaaactGGATAATGGGTATACAATCCCGACGCAGTAGAACTTGATTGATAAAGTTGATGAAAGATGGCCATTCTAATGATCGATTCTTATGTGGAACCGCAAACTCGCTGAACTTGAAATTAAGATAGGGAAGAGAGTTCTATAAAAACCGCCATCTTTTGGACAAAGTACAAGTTCGAACAACATCAGCTGTTCGCATAAAAGAGAAGATATAATGAATAAGACAATCTGGCAATTGGCTGATTCTATCTTCTTTCACTTTGCCCATTCCCCCCTTTCTCTTGTTTGCTTCcatatctctctctctcttatttGTGAAACCCTTTTGCACGGCTTTCCTCCTTGGAAGTTGTTGATCTTTTCAATTAGAGAAAACGGTACATTTCAGCCCCTAATGTTTAGGGGGAAAAGCGGACCtaatcaatttttcttttagcaaatAACTGAAATATCTTGTTTTTAAGCGGAATAAGTATTAGgcagaatttttttattaaaatgttgaatttctattaaatcaattaatataaatataatatttaataaaaaatgacatatattattatataatattgataCTTCATTAAGATTTAGCATAATacgtatttaaatatttaatattatttatttaatcactttaatattttaattttatatttaatctaacaaatatctaaattctatttctaaacttttaatttttaatttaatttaataaatatctaaattatgTCATTTGATAATATCAGAACACCTATACAGAATATAGTGGATGTGTTAAATAAATtcacattttaaaatatatttaaatattataaaatatataaattaaaatatctattaaattatattagaaactaaaatattaaaatgatcaaatagttaaaattcagacatttaaatatgtaataaCTCAATAGACGtgtcaattttttttgatttttttactaaaagaGGAACACATTAATTAAACTTATCtcatttcaatttcaatttcaatttttcttttccccctCTTTCacaaactttttttatttggtcgTCCATGGAACTCGCAGTCATAACGATAGCACAAGCAATCCACCATCTAAGCCAATTTTATGCACAAATAATGAGTTGTTTGGAACGGCATCGAATATGTTCATGCTCAGGAACAAAATACACAACTATTATTCActgctaaaaaataaatgcaaatgaACCATCATCATTTgctaaaggatttaatttatcaaaacaatCTGAGCCCATGCCTgcaaaccaaaaagaaaagcatcaaatataattaaatccacaaagataaataaataaatgagaaaagaGTAAAGAGAAAACTTTGTCCTTCAGCCCATTATTTACacactaaataatttataaggtTTGCGTGGAaattaaaccaagaaataaagtaaattataataagCCGTCCAAATTCACTTGAACAGAATCGCATTATTTCTATCACAGCATAATAAAATCGCATTTTACCATAGTTATTATCATcaaataatattctttcttttttttccttaaaaaaaaagaatctttaTTTTGCATTCCACATCACTGATCCACTCTTGCAATAAAAAAGCATGTACCACTTTACTTGTACTTTTCACATGTGTCGTTTGCTTAGACTGCCACGAgtgtttataaaaatcaattctttttaGATTAAGCTAACAactaaataactaattaagcTGTTAGAAAAGCTATTCTGCTACTGCTGCTCTCAATTCTTGCTGCAGCTGCTGATTTACTGTCCAGTCTTCAACTTTCAGATACCTGAAATTGATAAACTCCACCGCTCTTCAGAAAGTATTATACGACAGAGGTAGGTATACTAACATTCTTGGACAACATCTTCAACTTCAGATGCTTCAAATTGGAAAAGGGTGACGGATTCTCATTCAGTGGACCAGAAATTCCGGAGAGAACCTAGGAACAAGAAAATCAAGTGCACCTGATAAGTTTATAGTAGAAAATAGTAATTTCAAGAAAACATTGACAATTTTCATAATATGtttcattatattaaataattgacaaAATCTCAAGTCCATTTGAGGAGCATTATAACTAGTAAAATGGGAATTGGGGTagtatagaaaaaagaaaattctaaaagaaaaaaaaattctcaccttTGGATGTTGGGATACAGAGGTTTTATGCTCTAAATGTTTAGTCTATATTATAAATTGACACTTCAGTACTATCAAATAAACCATTTGCAAACATAcatttataatctaaaaacAGGAGCATTTATCACTGTTTAAAAGAAGCGATTAACACGTGAGCATCCatctcataaaatttagtgaCGGACTATATGTGACTAAAACGGAAGCATAGATGATGCAGAAAGTGGAGAAATATCATGCAGGCATGCCATATTAATGGCAATCTCTAAggtttttttcaaataaaagagaagaacTACTAGCAAACATCAAGGACATATTCGATCAGTTGATATAAGGTCAAAGAAGCGGAAATGTTATTCGAAATAATGGAGCAAATTCCATAATATGAAGTAAAGAAAAGTACAACAGATTAAGTGAATTGCTACTGTATCTTCACTTTGTAAGCACATGGAAATATTTTTGCTTGCATTACTGTTTAGTCTTCTTACTGAAAATATGCAAGATGTGCTCGGGCACTAGACACAATGCATAAAGATCTAAAGGAATGAAGCAAAGACTCTTGTACAATTGCATCATTTTACCATCAAAATATCAACTACTAGCCATGCTAATGACAATTGACGAAAACATTCAAGCATAAATAGATtcaattttcagttttatGTTTTCTAGCTCAGAAAAATATACCAGTATGAGGGAGAAAAGGCGAAACTAAATAATCAACTAATGTGTTACTTGAGAAATCACTTTGACAAAAACATAGACCTAACGCTCTGGAAGTCCTTTTTTAGGGCGAAAATCTGATCCTGCTCTTCATTGAcaaaatatatagattttagTTAGTCTGCTAAATTACATAAACTCTGTAGCCTAGTGTGGCATCAATTAGTTGGTGtgcaataattttttttttctaagagAAGTAAGCAAATAGAACAGTTGATTACTAGGTCTCCAGTGATTTgctttcttattcttattaaataaataattttagatgcAGTTATTCCTAGGTTCAAAAAGTGATTAGTAGTAAACTACTAATATTAACATTTTTTGTTAGGATGTTTTAAACATAGTAATGCCAAAAATAAGCACTGCTGCCAAGATGCAAGTTTTTCAAAAATGGTAACCCGGGTGATTTAGGCAAATccatgctttgaaaataaCCACACAGTTCCAGTGTTGTTAATGATGCAGTGTTATGAAAATGCTCGGTAATTTAATGAGTTGATCAGGACAAAAGCAATCTATATGAAGCTGTTGCACCTGATGCTGAAGTGCATAGCATATCAAAGGTTCCACTACAGTACGCTCAGCTTCACTAGATGATGAAATAAAGCAAAACTGGATCATGGGGATACGACGCAGTAGAACTTGATTGATAAATTTCATGAAAGATGACCATTCTAACCGATTCTCAGATGAATCTGAAAAATCCTcgaaattgaaattaagatAGGGAAGAGAgttccataaatacctccatctTTTGGACGAAGTACAATTTTGAACAACATCACTTGTTTGCATAAAAGAGAAGATACGATGAAGAAGACAATCTGGTAATTGGCTGATTCTATCTTCTTTCACTTTTTTGCTgccatctctctctctctctctctctctctctctctctctctctcctatTTTTATTGTTCCTTACTGCTGCGAGTGTGAAACCCTTTTGCATGGCTTTCCTCCTTGAACGTTGTTGatctttttcaataaatacATGGGAGACCGGACTGGTCAGAATTGAGTTACTGTAAAGACCAAGAATGTTATTAGTCAGCGTCGCTACGGCTTCGCATCAGAAAGTAAATCACGGGAAAGGCAATGAGCAATAATACAAGGAACCTTTCCACGGTTCGAAAGAGCGGTAATCTGGGGAATATTAATTGCTCCTCTGGGAATTGGGTACTCGGTATTCTTGCTCTGAGAGTTCCAATACTCTGCTGTAACGGCTACAAAATCCTCCCTTTGAGTATCCTATTTTAGCCAAGGCTCCTCTACAATCACGCTCAATAATCAAGCAACTGAATAGGAGAGAACCGCCGTTGCTAGTGGCAACTAGAGTGAGTGAGCCCTTGGTTTGCTATTGTGCCTTGCAGAATTTAGCAAATACCACTTATAACCTTTGTACATATTAAGACTGCGAGAAAGCACCTAACAGGAAAATGTAATCACCTCTGGTGAAGAATTTCATGAGCCACCAGAAACAGATAAAGCGGTGGCAAAATATGTCTTTGAAGCAGACccaatttgaagaaaatatgATAGCTGTCTGCATGTTTGTTAGAgcacaaaatttaattaaaactgaaatagtaaTTGACATGACCTCAAACTTTCGGATTAAGAGACTTTTTTTCAGAGAAATTAGTATTACTGGTGATGcatgtaaattattatttaaaatttttataataaaaataattgtataaataaaatataataataataataataataaatacattaattaaacatattatatttttacttgattttttattttttataaaaaattatattaatttatttttataaaatttaaaatatatataaaattattattagatagTATAATATAACTTTACTTAATTATTAGTGTATGAATTAtgattgaattaaattaattatttattaatttttttagtattgaaataaaaattaaattaattatatgtataattaaaataaaataaagttagtAATTactgattaattataaaattattttccgtaCAAAAATTTCTCATAGAGATTTTACTGTTTAACAAGACAAACTTTGACATGAATTGTATAAAGGATTTATCAGTCttcaaaatctttattttagaagttttaaaatcatttttgagatttttaaaatctattatattttatagttaataaattattctaatattttattattccaaCAACATTTATACTAGACTTCAAATATCCTAAAATTATTGTCATCaatttatctataatttatatatataaaaggttacatttttgaaatttcatgTGAGAAAATTCTATGAAGctatatctattatttttttaataaaaaagtaatatataataaattcatataaagatattaacttcaaatttttataaaaaattcaatatgatgttaaatgctaataataaatatgatatttaagatttatttaaatataaatttattgtatagtataataataattatagctattacaaattaatattaattttattatatttcatataatatatgtttttatttatatatatgaataaaaaatagtaagatagtaaaaaatataaattttaaatttggatcataaaaataattaaagaaattatgacATATTGAAAGGCTATTATTCCAatataataagtaaataaaatatttcaatctATACAAATGtgatcaaataataataagaataataataataataaataaatagataaaatagtaaaaatactaataatattattttctaaaaacataattattatttggacgtataaatatttattaatacaataaaatagataaaagatataaaaattgtacacttcttatattcatttgctttagtatataaaaaaatcataaaaatgtTACATGACTTTTATAAAAGGCtaatataagtataaataaaaaattataaaaaaacaataaaatttatttttgtattaatataattataaattagattatataatatacaaaatataattttaaatataaaataaataaaataatcatacaaTAAAGAATTTCAAGTTTTCTGTGTGGCTGAATTTTATGAAGTTATGTAGTACTGtttttttatgagaaaatgataatattgtatttttataataaattaaatataatcttaaattctaataatgaatataataaaaatgtatgacctatttaaatataaaactattatatttttaaaaattaattataataagtataataattatcatagctactacatattaataataaattttattatctttatgataaaatatatttttatattcattgatatatgtaaataagaaaataataaaaaatagcaaataaataaaaattctaaatttgaattataaaaaatagttaaaagaaatttgtatTACGTATGAAAACTTATTGGtggaatataataattaaaaaaattcaattcatatattttttatattaaaaataataataaaaaatgaatagcAAGAATTCTAATAAtgtcttaaaaataattattatatggatgtataaaaatttaataggacaataaaataaatataaaattaaaattaataaatatatatacttcttatatttatttttcttagtatataataaatataaaagttacacaatatgatatttataaatgattaatataaatataaataaaaatattataaagataaaaatgaaatttatattttatgctaatattattataaaataaattatatataatataaaataaataaattaattaatcatgcAATAGTACGAGTAACTTActagtatataaataatacaattaatataattattatagtaaCATTAActagaagagaaaaaataaacttttaactaaaattttaagcTCTTGCTGCATTTGTAGCTTGAACTTATTACTTGGAAAACCATTGGATGAATAAGTACTTTACTATgcccatttttttttcttttacttatttgttctaccaaaaattatacatttttttcATTCGTAAATgcaaattttatgttttttaattaactttagtaaatttctcaaaaaaaattaataaatagtatctcagatatataattttgctaaatagtaagaataagttctgaaattatttatcaaattcagAAATTATAACTATTAAACCACATATGAGtctaaaaaatttgaataatcaatttattagttttataattaattaaaacggTAAAATCTTTAAACTTCATATTTGACATTCTTGAATTTTACATAAATTCATGGAATCTGTCCATCCAAatatagcaaaaaaaaaaatatataaaaagaataagaatctCCTCAACCTTTTGAAGGTAAAAAATTCCATTTACAAATCTGATACTTTATTCATATTGATGGCTAAGGATGTCTAGGCCTATTATCTAAATCCCGCACAGCAATCCCAACCATCTTTTAGCCAACCAACTGAAAATGGCCATGACATTCATGGCCATGGCCTCCTCCGCTCTTCCCTCCATCTCTCGCactcctctcttcttccctcACTCTCCCAGAACCCCACTCTTCTCTGTCTCTCCTTCTCTTCAAAAACTACCTTACCCCACCATCAGAATCCAATGCAGCAACACCAGCAAACAACAGGAAGAATCTCAGTCTCAGTCTACTTCAAATTTGAACCCCAGAAAAGGAGTTTCTGTTTATAAGCCCAAGTCCTATGATGTGCTTGCTAATGATGCTGCCAATTGTTTAGCTTATGCTATTCAGGATGGCAAAACCCGCTTGGAA is a genomic window containing:
- the LOC107260774 gene encoding putative F-box/FBD/LRR-repeat protein At4g13965; this encodes MEANKRKGGMGKVKEDRISQLPDCLIHYIFSFMRTADVVRTCTLSKRWRFSSSGGTFHMLCTSASGATLHIDCFSPDQLIKLPIYFHNTASFTTLELCACSHSIDLPKSLGLPSLKNLHLVAFDVMDGNILST